A part of Clostridium novyi genomic DNA contains:
- a CDS encoding winged helix-turn-helix transcriptional regulator gives MSKIDEKTYKCGMELTMDVIGGKWKTVILWNLRSKTLRFSQLKRRLGSITQKMLTQQLRELEEDGLVNRTVYPQVPPKVEYSLTDYGKSIIPVLYSIYSWGIDYAKDFDVDLDIDDLILERIKNREI, from the coding sequence ATGTCAAAAATAGATGAGAAAACTTATAAATGTGGCATGGAATTAACTATGGACGTAATAGGTGGCAAGTGGAAAACTGTTATCCTGTGGAATTTAAGGTCTAAAACCCTTAGGTTCAGCCAATTAAAAAGAAGACTTGGGAGTATAACGCAAAAAATGTTAACTCAACAACTTAGAGAATTAGAAGAAGATGGTCTAGTTAATAGAACTGTTTATCCTCAAGTTCCTCCCAAAGTAGAATATAGTTTAACGGACTATGGAAAAAGTATAATACCTGTTCTATACTCTATTTACTCTTGGGGTATTGATTATGCAAAAGATTTTGATGTAGATTTAGATATAGATGATTTAATACTTGAACGAATTAAAAATAGAGAAATATAG